One window of the Eschrichtius robustus isolate mEscRob2 chromosome X, mEscRob2.pri, whole genome shotgun sequence genome contains the following:
- the LOC137757074 gene encoding heterogeneous nuclear ribonucleoprotein A1-like: protein MRDPNTKRSRGFGFVTYATVGEVDAAMNARPHKVDGRVVEPKRAVSREDSQRPGAHLTVKKIFVGGIKEDTEEHHLRDYFEQYGKIEVIEIVTDRGSGTKRGFAFVTFDDHDSVDKIVIQKYHTVNGHNCEVRKALSKQEMASASSSQRGRSGSGNFGGGRGGGFGGNDNFGRGGNFSGRGGFGGSRGGGGYGGSGDGYNGFGNDGSNFGGGGSYNDFGSYNNQSSNFGPMKGGNFGGRSSGPYGGGGQYFAKPRNQGGYGGSSSSSSYGSGRRF, encoded by the coding sequence ATGAGGGATCCAAACACCAAACGCTCCAGAGGCTTCgggtttgtcacatatgccaCTGTGGGGGAGGTGGATGCGGCCATGAATGCAAGGCCACACAAGGTGGATGGAAGAGTGGTGGAACCAAAGAGGGCCGTCTCAAGAGAAGATTCTCAAAGACCTGGTGCCCACTTAACTGTGAAGAAGATTTTTGTTGGTGGCATTAAAGAAGACACTGAGGAACATCATCTAAGAGATTATTTTGAACAGTATGGGAAAATTGAAGTGATTGAAATCGTGACTGATCGAGGCAGTGGCACAAAGAGAGGCTTTGCTTTTGTAACCTTTGATGACCATGACTCTGTAGACAAGATTGTCATTCAGAAATACCACACTGTGAATGGCCACAACTGTGAAGTAAGGAAAGCCCTATCTAAGCAAGAGATGGCTAGTGCCTCATCCAGCCAAAGAGGTCGAAGTGGTTCTGGAAACTTTGGTGGTGGTCGTGGAGGTGGTTTTGGTGGGAATGACAACTTTGGTCGTGGAGGAAACTTCAGTGGTCGAGGTGGCTTTGGTGGCAGCCGCGGTGGTGGTGGATATGGCGGCAGTGGGGATGGCTATAACGGATTTGGTAATGATGGAAGCAATTTTGGAGGTGGTGGAAGCTACAATGATTTTGGCAGTTACAACAATCAATCTTCAAATTTTGGACCCATGAAAGGAGGAAACTTTGGAGGCAGAAGTTCTGGCCCCTATGGTGGTGGAGGCCAATACTTTGCCAAACCCCGAAACCAAGGTGGCTATGGTGgttccagcagcagcagtagctatGGCAGTGGCAGAAGGTTTTGA